TCGTGCGGTTCTATCGCAGTGAAATCCGCCACTTCAAAAGGCCTGTGCAAAATAGAGGGGCCCGCGTACGTATTTACACCTTGGAAAACGGGTGCAGGGAGAAGCGCAGCCTCATCCcgatcgcggcgctgaagCACGTCGGAGCTCGTATCCATGGGACCTGCCACGGCAAACTCGTCCGACTCAGAGCGCCCAGAGCGTgaaaagaagcggcgcCCCAAGTTAAATCGTGatccgctgcgcaaatcAGGCGGGGTTTCCAAGTCCTCGGTGTACGCATCGAGTATCCCGCCAACGCTATTCGCCCTCCCTCGCTCTCGCGGCACTTCAAGCTGTTGATTCGACGCTGTCCCTAGTATTCGGCTTCCTGAATAGGATCGATTCCGTCGCTCGGACGTCTTTCTCGTGGATGCGTTGGCATCGCTTGGTTGCTGTCGAGACTGTGCGAAGGGGGTGTGGCTGCGTTGAAGCCGCACagtcggcggcggcggtaaCACCTTTTCAGATTTACTCATTCTAGTTGTTTCACACGCTTGAACTGTGGAAATATGACATTAAGCTTTCATCGTTCTACGCTGCAACAGAGACCCTTACGCGGAGGCGATCGACGGGAGGACAAAAGACACAAACGCATCTAAGCCATGCAGCAGCCACGTGGCACTGATGATTCGGACGTATGCGACTGAGTCAAAAGTATTTTCAACGGGGAATATGGCCTGTGGCAAAGCTACAGCTACATTATGGCGCAGCGGGTGCGTGTCCTTGAGCAAACTTCTCTTGGAATGTGGGTTTCCTTTCGATAAAcgcttgcacgcacttGGCCATGGTCGGCGACGCTCGCGAAATAGGGTCCGTTTGGTAGAAGTTCTCAATAGGGTTGCGGAGTggcgtgccaagcgcaTTGTCCGACGCAGCAGCCATCTGCTGCAACCCCAGCATGGCCACTTCCGCCGAAGTCAACTCGACATGGTCGTAGCGCACCAAGGAAGGCGCAATTTCAAACATGCggtcgcgcacgcccaaaACACTGTCATACGGAAGCGGCACACCGATAACCTcggaaagcgcgcgcaaaatccTCCAATCctcgcgcgatgcgccggcgccagAAACAGCGGGACGCGTAATCTGTGCACGGCCTTCCGTGTTAACATAGGAGGTTGCCTTTTCTGTGTAGGTCATGCCGGGCAAGCACACATCGGcaaactgcgcgccgaCATCGCCGTGGTGGCCTTGGTAAACGACAAACGCGTTTTGGGGAATCTTTTGCGCGGTTATGTCGTCGGCATTGAGCAAGTACATAAACTTGGGCTTTAAGCCCTCCGTAGCAGGCGAGCCAGTGTAGCCAatatcgcgcgcggcagcacgcgccgcactgcgctgcaaaaagtTGAAACCGTTCCATTCGGAAGTCAGCATCTTGTCTTGGTTGTCCACGACAAGTTTTGCGACGTTCTTGAGAATTGCAGCACCGTCAGGGTGATCGGCAACACCGCTGCCAACAATGACGAGCGGCTTGGACGCACGCTTCAAGCGCTCGGCACCACTGCCTTTGCCCGCGGCAAGATCCGCGACAGCCTTGGCGTCTGTGCCAAGATGGTCGTAGTCGTATGTGAGATCGACGGGCTCGCCGATAACTGCAATGTCGAGGTTGTGCTGCAAGTAACTCTTGCGAATGCGCGCATTGATGATACTCGCTTCGTGACGGGGGTTGGTGCCAATCAGGATCACATAGTCGGCCTCTTCCAGACCTACAATGCGCGAGTTAAACGTGTAGTTGGAGCGAATATCCACGCCGTGTACAGGCGCAGattcgccgcgcggctcgtcAGTGATGACGTTCTCTGAACCAAGGCGGTTGATCATGTCTTTGAGCGCGACCATAGACTCGGCGTCGCAAAGCGCACCGGAAACGCCTTGGATTTCGtcgccttgtgcgccacTGCTTGTGAGACCGTTGGCGATCGTCTCGAGTGCCTCTGGCCATGAGGCGGCAACAAAGCGGTCGCCTTGGCGGATGAGAGGAGTGGTGAGGCGTTGGTACTTGAGGCCATCGATGGCAAAACGAGTACGATCGTTAATCCACTCCTCATTCACATCGTCGTTGGTGCGCGGAAGCACACGCATGACTTGGagatcgcgcgcatcgacaCGGATGTTGCAACCGACGGCATCGAGCACATCAACCGACTCGACCTTCTTCAGCTCCCACGGGCGTGCGCGGAATTCATAGGGACGTGCGGTCAATGCACCCACAGGGCAGAGATCAATCACGTTACCGGACATTTCCGAGGTCATCATGCGCTCGATATACATGCCGATCTGCAGCTGGTTGCCACGGCCCGTGGTGCCAAGATCGTCCTCACCGGCAACTTCGTTCGCGTAACGCACACAGCGGGTACACTGAATGCAGCGTGTCATGACAGTCTTGACAAGCGGGCCAAAGTACTTGTcttccacggcgcgcttgccacCAATCTCGTGGAATCGCGAGCGATCGGAACCGTAGCGCATGGATTGATCCTGTAGATCACATTCGCCACCCCAGTCGCAAATAGGGCAATCCAGAGGGTGGTTCATCAGCAGGAACTCCATTACACCCTCGCGAGCCTTTGCCACAACAGGTGAGTCTGTGAAGATCTGCTGGCCAGGCATGGCGGGGAAGGCACATGACGCAAGCGGCTTGGGAGCACCTTTGCTTTCCACAAGGCACATGCGGCAGTTACCGGCAACGTTGAGCTGGGATGGTAAGCAGATGGATGGTACATACCCGTTCATGGTAGCAAAAACGCGGGATTTGAGCACCGGCTTTTTCACAAGCTTGAAGAACGGAAGATCTAAAGTGTTAGCGTGCGTAGCATTGCATGACGTACCCCAATGGAACTTCGACCTCCTTTCCATCGACAAACAATTTCACTTGCTTGGGCGGCTCAGGCGAAGGCGTAGCCTGGCACCGGGCGCCCGACGTCGAGAAGgcagctgcacgcagcacagcTGCAGACTTGGCAGATCCTGCATTGATCCGCGTTTGCTTAAGCGCTTTAGATGCCCTCAAGGAGCGAAGCATCGTGACACACAAGCAGTCTCTCAACCGACAAGCTGGTTGGTAACAAACTTTGGCGCTGCCGAACGCTCTCTTCCAGCGTTTCCCGATATTTTCCACCAATCAGCAGAAACCCATTGTCAGAAAGTCACGTGATACAACATCCTGCCACGCGCCAGCCACGcctggccgtgcgcaatgtACCACTTGTTGGTGGGGCTGTATGGTGGGTAATTGGTGCAATGCTGACGGCAGACGAGTTTACGCGTAAGCCAGTATACAATGTATTGCTTATTGGGCTGAAAGGATCGGGGAAGACATGGATGCTGGAGAGGGTAGGTGTACTGAGAAGTGCTCAcgcaaagctgcgcgc
This is a stretch of genomic DNA from Malassezia vespertilionis chromosome 1, complete sequence. It encodes these proteins:
- a CDS encoding uncharacterized protein (COG:C; EggNog:ENOG503NW5Z) — its product is MLRSLRASKALKQTRINAGSAKSAAVLRAAAFSTSGARCQATPSPEPPKQVKLFVDGKEVEVPLGKGAPKPLASCAFPAMPGQQIFTDSPVVAKAREGVMEFLLMNHPLDCPICDWGGECDLQDQSMRYGSDRSRFHEIGGKRAVEDKYFGPLVKTVMTRCIQCTRCVRYANEVAGEDDLGTTGRGNQLQIGMYIERMMTSEMSGNVIDLCPVGALTARPYEFRARPWELKKVESVDVLDAVGCNIRVDARDLQVMRVLPRTNDDVNEEWINDRTRFAIDGLKYQRLTTPLIRQGDRFVAASWPEALETIANGLTSSGAQGDEIQGVSGALCDAESMVALKDMINRLGSENVITDEPRGESAPVHGVDIRSNYTFNSRIVGLEEADYVILIGTNPRHEASIINARIRKSYLQHNLDIAVIGEPVDLTYDYDHLGTDAKAVADLAAGKGSGAERLKRASKPLVIVGSGVADHPDGAAILKNVAKLVVDNQDKMLTSEWNGFNFLQRSAARAAARDIGYTGSPATEGLKPKFMYLLNADDITAQKIPQNAFVVYQGHHGDVGAQFADVCLPGMTYTEKATSYVNTEGRAQITRPAVSGAGASREDWRILRALSEVIGVPLPYDSVLGVRDRMFEIAPSLVRYDHVELTSAEVAMLGLQQMAAASDNALGTPLRNPIENFYQTDPISRASPTMAKCVQAFIERKPTFQEKFAQGHAPAAP